GATCACGTGGGACCCGGCGAACTGGAGCGGTGGCGACCAGACGCCGTACTCGCTCGGCGCGATCGTTGCCGGCGGACAAGACGGCTACATCAGCGGCTGGGCGCAGCAGCTCGCGGCCTACGGCCAGCCGGTGCTGCTGCGCATGATGGAGCAGATGAACGGCGCCTGGAACGCCAACTGGAGCGGCAATCCCTCGGCGTTCATCGCAGCCTGGCGGCACATCCACGACCTCTTTGTGCAGGCAGGCGCCGGCAACGTGCGCTGGGTGTGGAGTCCGAACGTGTGGTACCAGTCTTCGCTGGCCACGGACGGCCGCGCCTATTACCCCGGTGGTGCCTACGTGGACTGGATCGGGCTGGATGGCATGAACATCTCCAGCCAGAGCTGGCAGACGTTCACGCAGCTCTTCCAGTACGCCTATTCCGCGTTGACGGCGTCGTATCCCGACAAGCCCCTCATCGTCTCGGCGACGGCAAGCGCTGAGGCGACGGCGGCGCAGGCCGCGCAGCGCCTGAGCAAGTCGAGCTGGATCAGCAGCGCCCTCTCCACGGAGATTCCCCGCAGCTTCCCGAAGCTTCAGGCGCTGATCTGGTTCAACGAGAAGACGATGAGCTCGCCGGCAGCCGCGTGCTGCGACTTCCGCATCGAGTCCTCGGCCGCGGCGCAGAGCGCCTACCGGAAGGCGGTCGCGAAGAGTTACTACATCGGGACGGCGCCCACCTTCCCGGCGGTGGTGTCCAACCCGACGCCATCTCCGACCGCCTCGCCCACGGCGAGCCCGACGCCCAGCCCCACGCCGAGCCCGACGCCTTCACCAACGCCTCCGCCAAGCGCAAGCCCCATGCCCAGCCCCACGCCGAGCCCAACGCCTTCACCTGGCCCCTCGCCTACCCCAAGTCCCACGCCGCAGCCGCAGCAGGGTGTCTACATGGGCGTGTGGCAGCCGGATCCGACCACGGGCTCGCTGTCGACGCTGCAGCAGTTCGAGGCCGACGCGGGTAAGCATGCGGCGATCGTGATGTTCTGGATGGACTGGAATCCGCTGGACAAAGGCACGCTCGATCCGAACTGGTTGACGCTGATCGACCAGCACGGCTCAGTGCCGCTGATTACCTGGAACCCGGCCGACTGGAGCGGCGCGGACCAGACCAACTACACAACCGCAGCGATCGTGGCCGGCGTGCAGGACGCCTACATCACGAAGTTCGCCCAGCAGCTCAAAGCCTTTGGCAAGCCGGTGTTGCTGCGCACCATGCACGAGATGAACGGTAGCTGGTACACCAACTGGTCGGGCAATCCCAGCGCCTACATCGCGGCCTGGCGGCACATCCACGACCTCTTTGCCGGGGTCGGCGCCAGCAACGTGCAATGGGTCTGGTGCCCGAACTACTGGTTCCCCGGCGAGCCGGATGCCACCCTCTATTATCCGGGCGACGCCTACACGGACTGGGTCGGCGTCGACGTCTACCAGGACGCCAACGCGGGCTATGCCAACCTCGACGGCGAGCTGGATTACAGCTATCAGCAGTTGACGGCGAAGTTCCCTTCGAAGCCGCTGATTATCCCCGAGATCGGCGCGGCCGAGCCGACGGCCCAGCAGGCTGCGGCGGGCTACAGCAAGGCCGCCTGGATCAGCAACGCCTTCGCGACGGAGATCCCGCAGCGCTATCCGAAGATCCGGGCGTTGCTCTGGTTCAACGAAAACACGCTGGTCACGCAGGGGAACGGCGCTGACTGGCGCATCGAATCCAGCCCGGCGGCGCAGCAAGCCTACAAGCAGGCGGTGGCCTCGGGTTACTACCTGCCGCAGATGCCGTAACCCGCGGGAAGCCGAGCGTGGGGACCGCCGGAAACCGTTTCCGGCGGTCCCTGTCTGCGTGCCGCGGACGACGCTGTCTCGCGGCGTAGGCGGTCAGAGACGGCGTGGATCACTGGCGTAGCTGCCCGCCGCGGTTATACCATTACTGTTACACCGGGATGGCCAGCCGGCGACGATCGTTCGCGCGCAGCCGGCGAAAGGACCGAGCACGATGGCGGCTGCGCTGAAATTTAGCCGCGTGCGTCGTTTCGCCTGGCCGGTGTTTGCCGTGTCTCGCGGCGGTGAGACGGTCGGGTTCGTCGCGCAACTGCCCGACGGCTGCTGGATGGCGTACCGGCAGGCGGGCACGCTGGCGGATCGCTTTGCCTCGCGGGAGCTGGCCGCCGAGGCGCTGGCCGGCGCGCCGTCGTCGCAGCCGGAGGGCATCCCTCGGCAGGGTCCCGTGGTGCTGTAGGCGTCGCCGCGCCTCGACGGGCGCAGGCGGGCCGGCCGCGAAGCTCGACCTTCACCGTGCGGCGGCCGTACCGCGTCCATCGCGTGATGGTGTATTTCCTTCGCCGCCGCCGTCTGGTAGGAACAGTGCAACTCCTGGCGGGCGTGATCCGGTCGGCTTCTCAGGGTGCGGGCGAGAAGCGTGTAGGCTGGATGCGAGGATTGCTCCCGCGCTCCCGCCCGGACCACCTCGCCCGCGACCGAGCACCCGCCGGTTCATTCAACCGCCCCGCTACCGTGCCCTGGAGGATCGGCGCATGAGACGGCCCAGGCTGGTGCCTGAAGGACCGGCCGCAGGCGAGGCTCTCGCGGCAACGGCGGCCTTGACCCCGGCGCGCGCGAGGCCGGCGCTGGCCGTCGGCGAGCCGCACGACGCCTGGGGGCGGCTGCCGGAGCTGAGCCTGGTCGCGGCCTGCGGGCTGCTGCTGGTCGCGGCGGGGGACACCGCCGCCTGGCGCGGTGAACGTTTCGGCGCGGCGCTGTTCTGGGCGGGGCTCGTCGGCCTGCTGCTGCCGTTCTCCGCGCGCTTGCTCGCCTACGGCCCGTCCCGGCGCGAGCGGCTGGGCCTCGTCTTGGTGCTGGGACTCGGCCTGTACCTGGTCAAGGTGTTCCACAGCCCGCTGCACTTCACCGACATCGACGAGTTGAGCCACTACCGCACCATCAACGACATTCTGCGCTCGAACCACCTCTTCCACGAGAATCCGTTGCTCACCGTAAGCCCGTTCTATCCAGGGCTCGAGATCGCGGTCTCGGCGGTGGCCCGCATCTCCGGGCTCGGCCTCTATCCATCCGCGGTGGTCGTCGTCAGTTGCGGCAAGCTGCTGCTGCTGCTCTCGTTGTTCTTGTTCTTCGAGCGGGTCGGCGGCTCGTCGCGCGTCGCCGGCATCGCCTGCCTGATCTACACGCTCAATCCGAACTTCGTGTTCTTCGATTCGAACTTCTCGTACGAGTCGCTGGCGCTGCCCCTGGCCGCGCTAACGCTATACCTGGCGGCGCTCGTGGCCAGCGGTCAGCTCCGCCTGCGGGCGCCCGCTATCCTTGGCATCTTCGGCCTGGCCTGGGCCACGGCGGCGACGCACCACATGACGTCGTACATCCTCCTGCTCTTCCTCGCCCTCTGGACGCTGCTGGCCGTGCTCGGGCCGGAGCCGGACGCTGGCCGTGCTGAGGCGAAACGTGTCGGCCTGGTCACGCTGCTGGTGCTGGTCGCCATCGCGATCTGGACCGACCTGATCTCCGGACTGGCGATCGCCTACCTGAAACCGGTGCTGGGGAACGCGGCGCTCGGCCTGGTGCGGCTGGCGCTGCGCGAGCAGAGCGCAAGACAGCTCTTCCATACCGGATCGGGCTACGTCGCCGCGGCCTGGGAACGGGATGTCGCGGTCGCGGCGGTGGCGCTCACGCTGCTCAGCCTGCCGTTCGGCCTCTGGCAAGTGTGGCGCCGCTACCGTGCCCGCGCACTGGTCGTCGCGCTCGCGCTCGTGGTGTGCATCTATCCGCTCACGCTGGGCCTGCGCCTTACCTCGGTGGGCGCGGAGACGTCGAACCGCGCCGCGGAGTTCCTCTTCGTCGCCATCGGCTTCGTCGCGGCGCCGGGGCCGGCTGCACACCGGCTGCGCGGCCGGCTGGGCACGCTGATGCGGGTATCGGTGCTCGCGCCCTGCGCCACGGTGATGTTCGTCGGCGGGCTGATCATCGGCTCGGCGCCCTGGGCACGCCTGCCCGGTCCCTACATCGTCGGCGCCGACGATCGTTCCATAGACAGCGAGGGTATCGCCGCCGCCGAGTGGACGCTGGGCGCCCTGGGCCCGGACAACCGCATCACCTCGGACCGCTACGGCACCTTGCTGCTCGGCTCGATCGGCGAACAACGCTCCGTGACCGGACTGATCGACCGCATTCCCACCGGCCTGATCGCCCTGTTCACTTCGCCCACGATCGGGCTGGACGAGCTCAACACGATCGAGCACGGCGATATCTGGTACATCGAGATCGACCGGCGCATCAGCATGTCGCTGCCGCGCACCACGTACTTCGACAGCGACCCGCCGCGCAGCTCGCCCGTCAACCCCGCCGCGCTGGCCAAGTACGACAACCTGGACGGTGTCAGTCGCCTCTACGACAGCGGCAACATCATCCTGTACGACATCAACGGTCTGCGTTATGGCCCGTAAGTCAGCGGTCCGGTCACTGCTGCTCGCGGCCACGATCGTGGCGGTGCTGTGTGCGGCGTTGCCGGCGCTGCCGGCGCCGCTGCGGGCGCTCGGCGCCGTACCGCTGGCGCTGTGGCTGCCGGGCTACTGGTTGAGCGAGGGCGCCCTGCCCGATCAGATCCGCGGCGCTGCGGAGCGGACGGCGCTGCGCCTCGGGCTGAGCCTGAGCGTGTGCATCCTGGCGGGGCTGGGGCTCAACCTGACGGCCGACGGATTGACGCTGAACGGCTGGGTGTTGACGCTCGGCGGCACCGCGCTGCTGGCCAGCGCGGCGGCCTTGCTGCGCGGGCGCGGCGCGCCCGCGGTGCCACAAGCGCGAGAGCCGGCGACCTCGGCGGCGTCGCCGGAGCGCAGGCTCTGGCCCGGCCAACGAGGTGCGCTGCTCTTCGCCGCGGCCGGATTGGTTGTCGCCGGCGCCTTCGTCCTGGTTCATGGGGAGGCCGCGCGGCAGAACGCGACGGACTTCACCCAGTTGTGGATCCTGCCGGAGACGAGCGGCAGCACACATGCGGCGCAGCTCGGATTTCGCAATCTGGAGTCTGCCAGCCGCAGGTACACCCTGGAGTTGCGGCTGAACGGCGACCTGGTGAACCGCTGGGGGCCGATCACGCTCGCACCGCGGCAGAGCTGGCAAACGGAGGTATCCTCGCCTGGCGGGGGGCCGTTTGCCGGGCCGTTGGAAGCGGTGTTGTATCGAGCCGATGCGCCCGGCAGCGTCTATCGTCGGGTGTTGCTGCGGCCCGCCTCGTGACAGGCGCGGCGCGGACACCATCACGCTCGCCGGAAGGCAAACTGCCAGGCCCAGGGTATGGCGTTGATCAGGCCGGAAAAGCGGCGATAGCTGGGGCGCAGCCGCGCCGGAATCACCGAGGACGGGTAATGGTAGCGACGGATCTCGACCGGGGCGAAGCCGGCTCGCCTGGCACGGCGCTTCAGGTCGGCGATTGTCACGACATAAAAGTCGTGCTCCCACTCGACCGGAGCCAGGCGCCAGTAGGGCCGTTGCCACGCGGCAGGGAGCCAACCCATGAACGGCAGGCGGCTATGCGACTCGATCGGGAAGTACGGATTGGGCAACTGGCCGACGAGCAGGCCGCCGGGCCGCAACACGCGCCGGATCTCCGTGAGCGAGGCAAGCCGCAACTCCGGCGCGATGTGCTCGTAGACATTCGCCAGCACCGCGCAATCGAACGCGCCGTCGCCAAAGGGCAGTTCGTGCGCCCAGCCGTGCAGCATGGGGAAGCCGTCGGGCGACGGCTTGCCGCTGGCGATCGCCGGATCGACGCCGCACCAGGAGAGGCCGGTCAAGGCCGACAGGCCGTCGACCAGCCGCCCATCCTGGCAGCCGATATCGATGCCGTTGCGGCTCGCGACCGGCGCGTGCGCCGCGATCAGGCGCCGCATCGAGCGTGCGAGCGCCTGATTTCGCGCCGCCCATTCCCCCGGCGTTTGCAACAGGTTCTTCAAGCCAGCTCCTGCCACGGCTTCCCCTCTCCTGCCCCACGCCACGGCCGCACGGGTCCGTTCGGGACGGTTGATCGTGCAGAGCGGGGTAGGCTTGCGCGGGGGGACAAGCGCACCGTACCACGCGGTTCGGCCCCAGACGACGACCCGGCGATTGTACTGCTCTAGCGGACTTTCCATCGAAATGTGTATCTGTCATGATGCAACGCGTTCACCGGTTGCGGTCGGGTGAATCGGACGGCCTGGCTGGTTCGGCGAGGGAGGCCGATACGGATGCAGCGGTCGAAGCGGGTGGACCTGTTCTCGGCGATGGCGAGCAGCGCCCTGCTGGCGATCGGCGGTGTGGTGCGCCTGCCTCCGGCGGAGAGCCAGAGCGAGCGGGGCTCGCGCGGTGGGCCGTCCGTCCGCTGGCCGGCCCACGCGGTGGATACCCGACCCTTCCCACGGCCGGCCGCTGTGCGACGGACGGGCGCGGTGCTGGTGGCGGTGGCACATCCGGACGACGAAACCTTGATGATGGGCGGCACGCTGGCGCGCCTCGCCCATGAAGGCCGCCGCGTGGTGGTCGTCTGCGCCACGCGCGGCGAAGCGGGCGCGATCGCCGATGAGCACCTTGCCACGCGCGCGACCCTGGGCGAGGCGCGTGAGCAGGAGCTGATTCGAGCCTGCCAGAGCCTGGGTATCGCGCGCCCGATCGTGCTCTCGTTTCCGGACGGTGGCCTGCAGGACGTCGACCCGCGCGACCTCGCCGAGCGCTTCGGCGAGGCTATACGCGGGGTAGGACCGTGTGTGGTCGTGACCTGGGGTGCGGACGGAGGGTACGGCCATCCCGATCACATAGCCGTGCACGCGGCAGCCACCACGGCCTTCTTTCGCACCACGACCGAGGTCGGTGGCCCGGGCGCGCTCTACTACGTCCTGGTGCGGCAGCCACGCCTGGTGCGGCTCGTACGGCGGGTGAAGCGCCTCGCCCTCGCGCGTGGCCGAAGCGTGCGCCCGAACGCGGCGTCGCTGCGGCCCACCACGTACGTGGATGTCGCCTGTTTCAGCAAGGCGCGTCTGGCAGCCATGCGCGAGTACCGCAGCCAGCTTCCGGCCGACCTTTGGCTGCGCGGCGTCAGCGGGCTGCTGTCGCCGCGCAACAACTTCGCCTTCTCGCGCGTCGAGCGCTTCAGCCGCGCCTACCCCGCCTTGCGGCCCGATGAACCGGCGGAGCAGGCGCTCTGGACCGGCTCCGCGCCCCCGCGCTAGCGTGCCGACGGCCAAAATTCAACAGGCCAGAGCCGTGCAAACACGCCTGAGTCACCGCCCCCGCGTCGGAAGCATGTGCATGGCGGTCGGGATCGGCGCTCACACCCGCGCCGCCGCCGATCGCCCGATGGGCGTGGCGTCACGATCCGGCCTTCGATAGCAGTTCTTTAGCATCTACGTAGAGATGACACTAAACTGAAAGCACTTAACACGGTACGTCAGGCGCATCCCCGCTATCCTGCCCCTGTGCCGGTAACGCCGCGCAGCCGCGTCGTGTCGTGGAAGGGCCGCCGGTCTGCCGCCGATCCGGCCCCCCTGCCGACGCTGCCGTTAATATCTGCCGTTGGCGCATACAGCAGTAGCTAACGCACGAATATACCGCATATGGGGTATCGCAAGCTCGCTTTCGTGTAGACAACACGGACTCGTTCGTGTTCCTGTGAACGGTCGCCGAAACTATTGACAAATACTTCAGGTATCGTCGATTGATATAAAAATCCCGCCACACAGTGTCCATTCCCCGTAATGGCCAGGTATCTCCCAGCGCGAGCCGTGCGTAGAGACCAAGCGAAGAGTTTAAGGTTGCGCCTCACATCTTGGTGCGACAAAGCGAGAGGAGGTTCCGCTGTGCAAGCCAGCCCTCCGCACGTACATACTCGTGCCGGTGAAGAGACGTTGCCCAGCGTCAGCGTCGTGATTCCGGCGTTGAACGAGGCCGAGAACCTGCCGCACGTTCTGCCCCGCATCCCCGCCTGGGTGGACGAGGTGCTTGTGGTCGACGGCCACTCGACGGACGGCACCGCCGAGGTCGCTCGTGCGCTGCGGCCGGGTGTGACGATCGTGACGCAGGAGGGCAAGGGCAAGGGCGCGGCCCTGCGCAGCGGCTTTGCGGCGGCCAGCGGCGACATCGTGGTCATGCTGGATGCCGATGGCTCGATGGACCCGGCGCACATTCCCGCCTACGTCGGCCTGCTGCGCACGGGCGCCGACTTCGTCAAGGGATCGCGCTTCTTGCAGGGCGGTGGTACGTCCGACATGCCGCTCTACCGCCGCATGGGCAACTCGGGCTTCGTGCTGCTCGTGCGCCTCGCCTTCGGCGGGCGCTACTCCGATCTCTGCTACGGCTACAACGCCTTCTGGCGCTGCCACCTGGACGTACTCGAACTCGACGGCGACGGCTTTGAGATCGAGACGATGATGAACGTCCGCGCCCTGCGCGCCGGGCTCCGAGTCGCAGAGGTGCCGAGCTTCGAGGCGAAGCGCGTCTACGGCAACAGCCGCCTGCGCACCATTCCGGACGGCTTCCGCGTGCTGCGCACCATCCTGCGCGAGCGCTTCCGCCGCCAGCAAGCCGCGTCGCAGCCGCTCGAGCCAAGGCGATCCGACGCGTAAGCCGGCGCCCGATCGGCGCCGGATCCTCTTGCCAGCGCCCCGCCGTACCGGCCACCTCGCAAGGAGGCCCAGCTTGACGGAAACCTCGGTTGTGATCTGCACGTGGACCGAAGATCGCTGGAACCAGCTTGCCGCCGCCGTCGCCTCGGTGCAGGCGCAAACCGAGCCGGCCAGCGAGTTGATCGTCGTCGTGGATCACAACGCCCCCCTTTACGAACGGGTCCGCCGTGAACATCCCGGCGTCGTCGCGGTGCAGAGCAGCGAGCCGCGGGGCGCGGCCGGCAGCAAGAACAGCGGCATCGCCCATGCCCGCGGCGAGTTCGTCGCCTTCCTCGACGACGACGCCGCGGCCGAACCCGACTGGTTGGCCAGGCTGCGCGAGCCGTTTGCCGATCCGCGCGTGCTCGGCGTAGGCGGCACGGCGGCGCCGGTCTGGGAGAGCACGGAGACCCGCTGGTTCCCGCCGGAGTTCAACTGGATCGTCGGTTGCAGCTACGCCGGCCTGCCGCGCGGCAGCGCCTCCGTGCGCAACGTCTTCGGCTGCAACATGGCGTTCCGCGCCGAGACGTTGCGGTCGCTCGGCGGCTTCCGGCACGAGCTTGGCCGGGTCTGCGCGGATCCACTCGGATGCGAGGAGACGGAGTTCTGTATTCGCCTGGTGCAGCGCTGGCCCGGCAGCCTGCTGATGCACGAGCCCCGCGCTCGTGTGCGGCACCAGGTGCCGGCGGCGCGCAGCACCTGGCGCTACTTCCGGCAGCGCTGCTACGCCGAGGGGATCTCCAAAGCGCACGTCATCCGGCTTGTCGGCGCCCGCTCCGGGCTGGAGAGCGAGCGCCGCTTCGCCGCCTCGGTGCTGCCTGCAGCGGCCCTGCGCGCCCTCGCTGAGGGCCTTCGCCGCCGCGATGGCGCCGCCCTGGCGCGCTCGGGCGCCATCGTCGCGGGCCTGACAATCACCACTGCCGGCTTTCTCACCGGCGCGGCTACCGGGCGGCTGTCGCGCCGGTCAGGGCCGCGGCAAGCAACGGCGCCATCGCTGCCCGGCGGGCTGCAGCGCCCGGAGCGATCGTGATGGCCACCGTGCTGGAGAGACCGCGTGCAGCCGAGATCGCGCGGCGCCCCTTGCGGCTGCTGGTGGTCACGGCCAACTGCTTCCCGCACATGGGCGGCATC
This portion of the Dehalococcoidia bacterium genome encodes:
- a CDS encoding DUF1616 domain-containing protein codes for the protein MARKSAVRSLLLAATIVAVLCAALPALPAPLRALGAVPLALWLPGYWLSEGALPDQIRGAAERTALRLGLSLSVCILAGLGLNLTADGLTLNGWVLTLGGTALLASAAALLRGRGAPAVPQAREPATSAASPERRLWPGQRGALLFAAAGLVVAGAFVLVHGEAARQNATDFTQLWILPETSGSTHAAQLGFRNLESASRRYTLELRLNGDLVNRWGPITLAPRQSWQTEVSSPGGGPFAGPLEAVLYRADAPGSVYRRVLLRPAS
- a CDS encoding PIG-L family deacetylase: MQRSKRVDLFSAMASSALLAIGGVVRLPPAESQSERGSRGGPSVRWPAHAVDTRPFPRPAAVRRTGAVLVAVAHPDDETLMMGGTLARLAHEGRRVVVVCATRGEAGAIADEHLATRATLGEAREQELIRACQSLGIARPIVLSFPDGGLQDVDPRDLAERFGEAIRGVGPCVVVTWGADGGYGHPDHIAVHAAATTAFFRTTTEVGGPGALYYVLVRQPRLVRLVRRVKRLALARGRSVRPNAASLRPTTYVDVACFSKARLAAMREYRSQLPADLWLRGVSGLLSPRNNFAFSRVERFSRAYPALRPDEPAEQALWTGSAPPR
- a CDS encoding glycosyl hydrolase, with product MALAAALVALLLASGVGRQTPSAQAGAGVFLGVWQPDPTKGLTTLQQYETDAGKHAAIVMFWRDWAADAGSLDPAWLTAIAAHGSLPLITWDPANWSGGDQTPYSLGAIVAGGQDGYISGWAQQLAAYGQPVLLRMMEQMNGAWNANWSGNPSAFIAAWRHIHDLFVQAGAGNVRWVWSPNVWYQSSLATDGRAYYPGGAYVDWIGLDGMNISSQSWQTFTQLFQYAYSALTASYPDKPLIVSATASAEATAAQAAQRLSKSSWISSALSTEIPRSFPKLQALIWFNEKTMSSPAAACCDFRIESSAAAQSAYRKAVAKSYYIGTAPTFPAVVSNPTPSPTASPTASPTPSPTPSPTPSPTPPPSASPMPSPTPSPTPSPGPSPTPSPTPQPQQGVYMGVWQPDPTTGSLSTLQQFEADAGKHAAIVMFWMDWNPLDKGTLDPNWLTLIDQHGSVPLITWNPADWSGADQTNYTTAAIVAGVQDAYITKFAQQLKAFGKPVLLRTMHEMNGSWYTNWSGNPSAYIAAWRHIHDLFAGVGASNVQWVWCPNYWFPGEPDATLYYPGDAYTDWVGVDVYQDANAGYANLDGELDYSYQQLTAKFPSKPLIIPEIGAAEPTAQQAAAGYSKAAWISNAFATEIPQRYPKIRALLWFNENTLVTQGNGADWRIESSPAAQQAYKQAVASGYYLPQMP
- a CDS encoding methyltransferase domain-containing protein, whose product is MKNLLQTPGEWAARNQALARSMRRLIAAHAPVASRNGIDIGCQDGRLVDGLSALTGLSWCGVDPAIASGKPSPDGFPMLHGWAHELPFGDGAFDCAVLANVYEHIAPELRLASLTEIRRVLRPGGLLVGQLPNPYFPIESHSRLPFMGWLPAAWQRPYWRLAPVEWEHDFYVVTIADLKRRARRAGFAPVEIRRYHYPSSVIPARLRPSYRRFSGLINAIPWAWQFAFRRA
- a CDS encoding glycosyltransferase family 2 protein — its product is MPSVSVVIPALNEAENLPHVLPRIPAWVDEVLVVDGHSTDGTAEVARALRPGVTIVTQEGKGKGAALRSGFAAASGDIVVMLDADGSMDPAHIPAYVGLLRTGADFVKGSRFLQGGGTSDMPLYRRMGNSGFVLLVRLAFGGRYSDLCYGYNAFWRCHLDVLELDGDGFEIETMMNVRALRAGLRVAEVPSFEAKRVYGNSRLRTIPDGFRVLRTILRERFRRQQAASQPLEPRRSDA
- a CDS encoding glycosyltransferase: MTETSVVICTWTEDRWNQLAAAVASVQAQTEPASELIVVVDHNAPLYERVRREHPGVVAVQSSEPRGAAGSKNSGIAHARGEFVAFLDDDAAAEPDWLARLREPFADPRVLGVGGTAAPVWESTETRWFPPEFNWIVGCSYAGLPRGSASVRNVFGCNMAFRAETLRSLGGFRHELGRVCADPLGCEETEFCIRLVQRWPGSLLMHEPRARVRHQVPAARSTWRYFRQRCYAEGISKAHVIRLVGARSGLESERRFAASVLPAAALRALAEGLRRRDGAALARSGAIVAGLTITTAGFLTGAATGRLSRRSGPRQATAPSLPGGLQRPERS